One Kosmotoga arenicorallina S304 genomic window carries:
- a CDS encoding glycoside hydrolase family 1 protein, whose translation MQVFPSGFLWGVATAGHQIEGKNFFSDWYAWEKLGKVRNNDTSEKACGSWDNLERDVKALKELGVKTYRYSIEWARVEPRINKFDEESLSRYRNFTIRLVEEGIKPMVTLHHFVNPLWFSELGGWENRENLRYFKRYVEKVVTSLGSFVPIWITINEPNVYSIQSYLRGEWPPEIKDMGRAMQVLSNFLFAHNIAYGAIKEKYPASMVGIAYNFMPFYPARRHNLFDRVIASRLDYTYNNAFLDSLIKGRLLRPLGKGESIERIRGNIDFIGVNYYTRMFVKYASPEPELLEPTTEKTDMGYEFYPEGLGDVCLKCFKRYKLPIMVTENGIADATDEKRWRYIEAALKSLHSSIENGARVFGYLYWSLMDNFEWKEGYSMKFGLYETDFENLTLNPRKSVEKYAAIIEANAIE comes from the coding sequence GTGCAGGTATTTCCATCGGGATTTCTCTGGGGAGTCGCTACTGCCGGTCATCAAATAGAAGGCAAAAACTTCTTTTCGGATTGGTATGCCTGGGAAAAGCTTGGAAAGGTAAGAAACAACGATACCTCTGAAAAGGCTTGCGGCAGCTGGGATAACCTGGAAAGAGACGTTAAGGCTCTTAAAGAACTCGGGGTAAAAACATACAGGTATTCAATAGAATGGGCACGGGTTGAACCCCGAATAAACAAATTCGATGAAGAATCCCTTTCCAGATACAGGAACTTCACCATTAGGCTTGTGGAAGAGGGCATAAAACCAATGGTTACCCTTCACCATTTTGTAAACCCGCTTTGGTTTTCAGAACTTGGAGGTTGGGAAAACAGGGAAAATCTTAGATATTTCAAAAGGTATGTGGAAAAGGTTGTCACTTCTTTGGGAAGCTTTGTTCCCATCTGGATTACTATAAACGAACCAAATGTTTATTCTATTCAATCCTATCTCAGGGGCGAATGGCCGCCAGAGATAAAAGATATGGGAAGAGCCATGCAGGTTCTTTCAAATTTCCTTTTCGCTCATAATATAGCTTATGGTGCTATAAAGGAAAAGTATCCCGCTTCAATGGTGGGAATTGCGTACAATTTCATGCCTTTTTACCCGGCTCGTAGACACAACCTCTTTGACAGGGTAATAGCATCAAGGCTCGATTATACATACAACAACGCGTTTTTAGACTCCCTCATAAAAGGAAGATTGCTAAGACCCCTTGGCAAAGGCGAGAGCATTGAAAGAATAAGGGGGAATATAGATTTTATAGGCGTCAATTACTATACCCGCATGTTTGTCAAATATGCGAGCCCTGAACCTGAATTACTGGAGCCAACAACAGAAAAAACAGATATGGGATACGAGTTTTATCCGGAAGGTCTTGGTGATGTATGCCTGAAATGCTTTAAAAGATATAAGTTGCCTATTATGGTAACCGAAAATGGTATTGCCGATGCTACTGATGAAAAGCGCTGGCGATATATAGAGGCCGCTTTGAAATCTTTACACAGCTCAATTGAAAATGGGGCAAGGGTTTTTGGATATCTTTACTGGTCTCTGATGGACAACTTTGAATGGAAAGAAGGCTACTCGATGAAGTTCGGGCTTTATGAGACCGACTTTGAAAACCTTACCCTGAATCCCAGAAAGAGCGTAGAGAAATACGCCGCTATTATAGAGGCAAACGCCATAGAATAG
- a CDS encoding DegV family protein, with translation MIGILCDSGSDLPPELAERDEIEVVPLKLIMGDKEYRENEISEKEIIDFMGTGFPRTSLPSYEDVKLGFENLLKRGYNEIIVINISGKLSGTHNLFKLVGAQISEENPSLRIEYVDSMTLSGGIALLIGLAVEMIEKGMDIRGIVFQLRKSAMEKIKIFFIVPTLKFLSAGGRISKVTATIGEVLNFKPIITMNQEGDLVSIAKARGMKRAVAKLVQLIEEATKGKKLKAAGVYHSGSDKSTLEYAKKIKERLQMLDLPEVIERNISSVLLVHAGNGLVGAGLLFE, from the coding sequence GTGATAGGAATTTTATGTGATTCCGGTTCGGACCTTCCGCCTGAACTTGCAGAGAGAGATGAAATCGAGGTAGTTCCATTAAAACTGATCATGGGGGATAAAGAATATCGCGAGAATGAAATTAGCGAAAAAGAAATCATAGATTTTATGGGAACAGGTTTTCCAAGAACATCCCTGCCTTCGTATGAAGATGTGAAGCTGGGTTTCGAGAACCTTTTAAAAAGAGGTTATAACGAAATCATAGTTATAAATATTTCGGGCAAATTGAGTGGCACTCATAATCTTTTCAAACTTGTAGGAGCCCAGATATCAGAAGAAAATCCCAGCCTGAGAATTGAATACGTAGATTCTATGACATTATCTGGCGGTATAGCACTTTTAATAGGACTTGCAGTTGAAATGATTGAAAAGGGCATGGACATAAGAGGAATCGTCTTTCAATTGAGGAAAAGCGCGATGGAGAAAATCAAGATATTTTTCATAGTACCGACCTTGAAATTTTTAAGCGCCGGTGGAAGAATAAGCAAAGTTACAGCTACCATTGGAGAAGTGCTGAATTTTAAGCCTATTATAACAATGAACCAGGAAGGTGATCTTGTTTCCATAGCCAAAGCGAGGGGTATGAAGAGAGCGGTTGCCAAACTCGTGCAGTTGATAGAAGAAGCTACAAAGGGCAAGAAACTCAAAGCAGCTGGCGTTTATCATTCGGGAAGCGATAAATCCACGCTCGAATACGCCAAAAAGATCAAAGAGAGATTGCAGATGCTGGATCTTCCGGAAGTTATTGAAAGGAATATATCCTCTGTGTTGCTGGTTCATGCGGGGAATGGTCTTGTAGGAGCCGGGCTCCTTTTTGAGTGA
- a CDS encoding ABC transporter ATP-binding protein yields the protein MVQLQGVHKYFKGKKGIIKAVDNVSFKAMPGEIFGLLGPNGAGKTTTLRLISTLLKPDSGKVTVFGFDTVKDAKEVRERIGFLTSDMKLTGNLSPRELMYFYGDLNHIEREIVKKRIVELANYLDMNDFLDERVNKLSTGMKQKASIAVSLIHDPQVIVFDEPTKGLDIITARTVTEIIKDFKRQGKTVIISTHVMSVAEKLCDRIGIILKGKLAEIDYLESLYSKYNSEELEDIFFTIAEKEGGLGDV from the coding sequence TTGGTTCAGTTACAGGGTGTACATAAGTATTTCAAAGGGAAAAAGGGGATTATAAAAGCGGTTGATAATGTTTCATTCAAAGCAATGCCTGGTGAGATATTCGGCCTGTTGGGACCTAATGGCGCTGGAAAAACAACGACTCTCAGATTGATTTCTACTTTACTGAAACCGGATTCAGGAAAAGTAACCGTGTTTGGCTTCGATACGGTAAAAGACGCAAAAGAGGTTAGGGAACGCATAGGCTTTCTGACAAGCGATATGAAGTTGACAGGCAATCTTTCCCCCCGTGAACTGATGTATTTCTATGGAGATTTAAATCACATTGAAAGAGAAATCGTGAAAAAGAGGATAGTTGAACTTGCGAATTATCTTGACATGAACGACTTCCTCGATGAACGTGTAAACAAACTTTCGACGGGAATGAAGCAAAAAGCTTCGATAGCGGTAAGTCTTATACATGATCCCCAGGTAATAGTTTTTGATGAGCCCACAAAGGGGCTCGACATAATAACCGCCAGAACAGTAACTGAAATTATCAAAGATTTCAAAAGACAGGGAAAAACGGTTATTATTTCTACACACGTGATGTCTGTTGCTGAGAAACTCTGCGATAGGATAGGGATAATACTGAAAGGAAAACTCGCGGAAATTGACTATCTTGAATCACTATACAGCAAATACAACTCTGAAGAATTGGAAGATATCTTCTTTACGATAGCAGAGAAAGAGGGAGGGTTGGGTGATGTTTAA
- a CDS encoding ABC transporter permease has protein sequence MFKDSIIIFKKELKSLFKDRRSILFLIILPLVLMPGIFLTIGYTASSQERKAAETVYKVGFINLPDENFPKILSERLLYEGFYKSKSSIDFSEVTNSDRTVIVEFSSDNGKLTARIYYNSVSNKSKYAMQVIISALNAYEKLLLSNKLRAYSLTLDDLRLINISSFDLAPEEARGTDFLAVMLPYMILIYIFAGSMNIGLDTTAGEKERGTLSPILVNQVSRTSIATGKVFYVMTAGLINSLSTFVGLVIAFSIVGNLPGSSLSMNISALTPLKLFWLLITILTVAGLASSVMVLLGSLAKSMKEGGAYVMPFYIGAIIMGVATMQMDSSKNLTVSLIPLLNSVFNMKDIITSQFSAIRFLLMILTNLAVMAIVIILTARLYNSEKILESSE, from the coding sequence ATGTTTAAAGACTCGATAATTATCTTCAAAAAAGAGCTAAAAAGCTTGTTCAAAGATAGAAGAAGCATTCTTTTCCTCATAATCCTTCCTCTGGTGTTAATGCCAGGTATTTTTTTGACCATAGGATATACTGCTTCCTCTCAAGAAAGGAAAGCCGCCGAAACTGTTTATAAGGTAGGGTTCATTAATCTTCCAGACGAAAATTTCCCGAAGATACTTTCAGAAAGGTTGCTCTATGAAGGCTTTTATAAGAGCAAGAGCAGCATCGATTTCAGTGAAGTCACAAATTCTGACAGAACGGTTATAGTCGAATTTAGCAGCGATAACGGGAAACTAACTGCCAGGATTTATTACAACTCAGTCTCCAACAAATCCAAATACGCCATGCAGGTTATAATCAGTGCCCTTAACGCCTATGAAAAATTGCTCTTATCAAATAAATTGCGTGCATATTCACTGACTCTTGACGATCTCAGGCTAATAAATATATCCAGCTTTGACCTCGCCCCCGAAGAAGCTCGAGGGACAGACTTTCTTGCCGTTATGCTTCCGTACATGATCCTCATATACATCTTCGCGGGTTCCATGAATATTGGTCTTGATACTACAGCAGGCGAAAAAGAACGCGGCACTTTGTCTCCCATACTAGTAAACCAGGTATCCCGCACCTCCATAGCAACAGGAAAGGTGTTTTATGTGATGACTGCGGGACTGATTAACAGCCTTTCAACTTTTGTTGGTCTTGTAATAGCCTTTTCCATAGTGGGAAATCTTCCCGGAAGCAGTTTGTCTATGAACATATCTGCTCTAACTCCTCTCAAGCTTTTCTGGCTTCTAATTACAATCCTGACAGTTGCAGGGCTCGCGTCATCTGTAATGGTGCTGCTTGGAAGTCTTGCGAAAAGTATGAAAGAGGGTGGTGCATATGTCATGCCCTTCTATATTGGTGCAATAATAATGGGCGTTGCTACAATGCAGATGGATTCTTCAAAGAATCTCACAGTATCACTGATTCCACTGCTGAATAGCGTGTTCAACATGAAAGATATCATCACTTCACAATTTTCAGCGATAAGGTTTCTTTTAATGATATTGACAAACCTGGCTGTCATGGCAATAGTAATAATACTGACCGCCAGGCTGTATAATTCTGAAAAGATCCTTGAAAGCAGTGAGTAG